Below is a window of Streptomyces qaidamensis DNA.
CTGACTGCGGTCCTCCTGGGCTGGCTGTTCTACCGGGGCGCGCTGCGCATCAACCTGGCCAGGTTCTTCACGTGGACCGGCGGCATGCTGGTGGTCGTCGCGGCCGGCGTCCTGGCCTACGGCTTCCACGACCTCCAGGAGGCCGACTTCCTGCCCGGCCTCACCGACAAGGCCTTCGACATCTCCGGCACGCTCCCCCCGGACAGCTGGTACGGCACGCTCCTGAAGGGCGTTTTCAACTTCCAGCCCGACCCCACCGCACTCCAAGCAGCGGTCTGGCTCCTGTACCTGATCCCGGTCCTGGCCCTGTTCCTGGCACCGACCCGAACGACGGCCCCGACTCCGGTGCGCGACAAGGCATGACGTCGCACCGCCCTTGACCCCGAGGCCGGATGGGGTGCGCGACTCGACGCAATGAGGTGCCTCCCCCACGCCCAACCGTGCCGCCCCTGGCGGCACGCATGCCGCAGCTGGCGTGGCCCGCACCCGCCGTCGTACGCAAGGGGCCGTGTCGGGGGGGTGTCCGCCCGCAGCGGTTGGCGCGTCAACGCCAGTCAGTCGGTGTGGGGGTCCATCGCGCCGTTCCGAGGACGGACACCCCCCGGCGCGGCCCCGACCCACCACCGGCGTCAGGCGAAGCGGACGCGCATGCCCACCCCACCCCCGGCCCAACCGCCGGAGGCACCCGGTAGGGTTCGCCTCCGGAAAGGGGAAGGTGAAGGTACCCGATGAGCAGGGATCGCGACCCTCGAACGCTCCGCAGGCCCGCCCGGAGCGCCCTCATAGCAACCTCGGCGACCGCTTTGTCGCTCACGGCCAGTGGATGCGTCGTCGTGCACGGCGAACGTGAGGTCCTCCCGTCCACGACCCGCGCCGAAGCCACGAAGGCCCTCCAGGAGTTCACGACCGCGTACAACGAGGCCGACAAGGCCTACGACGGCACCCTGGACGCCGACCACACCACCGGCGCCCTCGCCGACATCGACTCGGCCCGCCTCAAGGCCGGGAAGGCGAACAACCCGGACGGCAACCCGAACCACACCCCGCTGACGCTGACGGACGCGAAGTTCACCATCCCCAAGAAGGCCGGCTGGCCCCGCTGGTTCGTCGTCGACGCGGTCGGCAACAAGGGCGGCACCGCCCGCTGGCTGCTGGTGTTCACCCGCAGCAGCCTGGACGACCCCTTCCAGGTGGCGTACCTGACGCTCGTCGCCCCGGGCAAGGTCCCGCAGTTCAAGAAGGACGCCGACGGCTGGGCCGAGCCCGTCCCCGTGAACTCCACCGACCTGGCCACGGCCCCCGGCAACCTGAGCCGGACGTACTCGACGTATCTGAAGGACGGCGGAGAGACCTTCACGGACGGCCCCCACACCAGCCAGTGGCGTGCCCTGCGCCAGAAGAACTCCAAGAAGCCGGGCATGGTCACCCAGTACATCGACGAGCCGCTGACGAACGGCGACTACGCCCCCCTGGCGCTGCGCACGGCGGACGGCGGGGCACTGGTGTTCTTCACCACACGCCACTTCGAGAAGCAGACCGCCTACGCGGGCACGTCCGTCCCCACCCCCAACAAAGACGTCCTCGCCCTGACGAAGGGCGAGATCAAGCAGTCCTTCATGATGGAGTTCGTCTCCAACGGGGTGGCGCTGGACCCCAAGGGCCAGGGCAAGGTGACGATCCTGGGCAGGATCCAGGGCCTGACGTCGGCGGAGGGCTCGTAGGCCTCAGTGCCGCAGGGGCCAGCCCGCCCCGGCGGAGTGGTCCGCGTCCTCACCGATGTAGCGCGCACAGACCTCCGTGAGTACCTCCAGCAGGCTCAGCGGATCCGGCAGCGCGTGCACCGGCCCGCGGACCCACCGCACCCCCTGGTCCTCACCGGGCAGCCGAGCCGGCGGCACGAGGACGTAGGAGCCCCGACAGTGCCAGCGCAGCCCGGGGTGCTCGTCCGCCGTCTCGGGGTGGCAGTCCAGTTCGCACGGCCACCACTCGTCCTCGTCCTCGGGCGTGCCGCGGGTGAGCGTGAAGAAGAGGAGGCGTCCGTCGTCGCTCTCGGCGACCGGCCCGACCTCGACCCCGGCGGCGAGCAGCCGCTCCAAGGCGTCGCGACCGGCATCGAGGGGCACGTCCAGGACGTCGTGCACCATGCCGGTCGCGGTGATGAAGTTGGCCTGCGGCTGATGGCGGGCCCAGCGCTCGATCTGGGCGCCGTCGGTGGTCGACTGCGTCTGCCAGGCGAAGGACACCGGGTGCCGGGCGGGAGTGGGACAGCCGACCCGGTCGCAGGAGCAGCGGTACCCGGCCGCCGGGTGGGCCGCGGGCGCGAGGGGCAGTCCCGCACCGGCGGCGGCGAGCAGCAGGGCCTCACGGCCGCCGTCCCCGGCGTCCTCCTTCGGCCGGCGCCCGGCGCGCAGCCACTGGGTGAGTTTGCCCTGCAGGCCGGTCCGGCCGCCGAACTCCGCGCTCATCTATCCCCTCGCCTCGCCGTCGTGCGGAACAGCATGCCTCATGGTCCCATCTTCCCGCGCACCGGGGGGCCAGTGCCCACCATCCAGGACAGGAAGGACGCAACGTACAGCGGGCGCCCGAAGGGAGAAGAAGCGGCGAACGCCGCTTCCCACCATGATCGGGTGTCATTGCCCGCTTTGCCATGACATGGCGTCCTACCGTGGTCGCCATGGTCACATGGATCGCGCTGACGGGTCTGGCCTCCGTGGCTTCCGTGGTCTCACTGACCCTCACAGGCCCCGGCGGCCGTGCCCCGGCCCCGCTGGAGTGGGGCGCGGGTCCGCTGACCGTGGCGGCCCTGCCCCGGATCACGTACGTCGCGCACCGCGGCGGCGCCCGTGAGGTCCCCGAGAACAGCATGGCGGGGCTGACGACCGCCTACGAGCGCGGGACGGCGCAGGTGCTGGACTTCGACACGCGGCTGCTGCGCGACGGCACGCCGGTGGTGTTCCACGACGAGACCCTGAACCGCACCACCTACCTCGGCGGCGCGGTGGGCGGTCTGGACGCCCGGGAGTGGCAGGGCGTACGGCTGCGCCCGAAGGACAGGCTCCCCGGGAGCTGGCGGTCGGAGCGGCCGCCGACGGTCGCCGAGGTGCTGGATCGTTTCGGCGGGCGGATCGTGCTGATGCTGGAGGCGAAGGACCCGCGGAGCCTGGACCGGCTGGCCGCGCTGATCCGGGCCCGCGGCCTGACCCGCTCGGTGTTCGTGAACTCCAACGACCCGGAGGTGGCCCGGCGCGTTCACCGCCTGGGGCTGCTCGCGCAGCTGTGGCGCTCGGCGCAGCAGTTGCGCACGGACCGGCCGGAGCGCTGGCGGTCGTTCGTGGACCTGCTGGACGTGGACCACCGGGCGCGGGACGCGGACCTGGTGCGGGCGGTGAACTCGGGGATCGCCCGGGTGTGGGCGCACACCGTGCTGACGGACGCGCAGCGGGACCGGGTGCTGGCGCTGGGCTGCGGCGGCGTGATCACGGACGCCCCGGGGCGCCTGGCCCGGGCCGCTCAGCGCGGGGCCAGGCCGTGAAGGGCGTAGTCGACGAGGGTGTCGGTGTACTCGTAGGAGATCGGGCCGGTGTGCTGGAGCCAGCGCTGGGCGAGCGGGGAGATGAAGAACTCCAGGGCGATGCGCGGTTCGATCTCGGGCCGCACCTGGCCGGCCTCCTGCGCGGCACGCAGCCGGCCGATGTAGAGGTCGAGTGAGGGCTGCATCAGCTTGGCGACGAGCTCGCGCCCGAGCTGCTCGTTGACGACGCCCTCGGCGGCCAGCGCGCGGGACGGCACATCGAATTTCGGGTCGCGCATCTGGTCGACGGTGGCGCGCAGGACGCCCTTGACGTCGGCGGCGAGGTCGCCGGTGTCCGGGAAGACGTACGGCTCCGGCCCGGCCTCCGGTACGGCCTGCTCGGCCAGGTCGAGGAACGCCTCCATCAGGACGTCCGCCTTGGACGACCACCACCGGTAGATCGTCTGCTTGCCGACACCGGCGCGGGCGGCGATGCCCTCGATGGTGGTCTTCGGATAGCCCACCTCGACGACGAGTGCGAGGGCGGCGTCGTAGATGGCGCGGCGGGACTTCTCGCTGCGCCGGGTGGAGTCGGGGGCGGGCTTGCCGGGGGCGGGCTGGGCGGATTTCTGGGCGGCCATGGATCGAATTTATCAGGTTGACAAGACGGAGCGTCTCGCGGACAGTGAAGCGGTAAGCACGAGACGAACCGTCTCGTTGCGAAGAACCCCACGGAGGGAGTCGGGGATGACCCGAGGCGGAGCCGGAAACATGCTGGGTGTCGGGGGATCGCGCAGGAACCTCGGTCGCAACGCGCTGCGCGGCGGCGGCCGGGCCGGCCGGATCGGCGGCGGTATCGACCCGCAGGCGCAGAAACGTGAACTGCTGCGCAAGCTCCAGGAGAAGCGACAGCAGCGGGAGGGAAAGGAGGAGGGCACGGCCGGCGAGGTGTCGTGAGCCTCCCCCGCGCGAGGGAGAGGCGGGCCCCCGCGCGCGGGATCCCCCCGGGACGTCCGGCGGATGTACTGAGGCGGTCGCGGCCCGCGACCGGCGCACACCGCCGCACAGACACCCGGGAGGACTCGGCTCATGACCGCATGGACCAGACGACGGCTGCTCACCTCGGCAGCGGCTACGGCCCTCCCGGCGGCGGGCCTCGCCACCGCGACGGCCCGGCCCGCACGGGCGGCGGCAGCGACGGCCCGCACCGGGGACGCCGACGTGGCCGAAGCCTTGAGGGCCCTGCCCGGACTGCGTCTGATCGAGGAGCGGCAGGACGCCGAACCGGGGTACCGGCACTTCGTCCTGGGCCTGCGCCAGCCGGCCGACCACACGAACCCCGCCGCGGGCACCTTCGAGCAGCGCCTCACCCTGCTCCACACCGCCGCCGACCGCCCCACCGTGCTGTTCAGCACGGGCTACCACGCGGTCCTCATCCCCCGGCGGACCGAACCGGCCGTGCTGCTCGGCGCCAACCAACTCCAGGTCGAACACCGCTATTTCGGCACCTCACGCCCCGCGGGCCCCGGCTACGCCCACCTCACGATCCGCCAGGCCGCCGACGACCACCACCGCGTCGTGCGGCTCTTCCGCCGGCTCTACCCCGGCGCGTGGATCTCCACCGGCGGCAGCAAGGGTGGCATGGCGAGCGTCTACCACCGCCGTTTCCATCCCCATGACGTGAACGGCACGGTGGTCTACTCGGCCCCGAACAACGCCGACGACCGCGACGACTCCGCGTACCTCCGCTTCCTGGAGACGGTCGGCACCCCCGCCGCCCGGGAGGCCCTGCAGGCGGCCCAGCGGGCGATCCTGCTGCGCCGGACCGTGATGGCCGCCCGCTACGAGGCCTGGGCGGCCGCCGGCGGCGACACCTTCCGGCTGGTCGGCAGCGCCGACAGGGCACTCGAAATCGCCGTCCTGCGTGCGCCGTTCATGTTCTGGCAGCGCGGCACCCCGGCCGACGTCGCGGCGATCCCCGGCCCCGGGGCGACGGACGGCGAGCTGTACACCTGGCTGGACGACACGGCGGGCCTGGCGCTGTACGCCGACACGACCGCCCGGAACTACATCCCGTACTGGTACCAGATCGGCACCCAGCTCGGTTACGGCAGCTTCCCCACCGCGCACCTCGCCGACCTGCTCCGCCACCCGGGCGCCACCGAGCCGCGCAGTTTCGTCCCCCGGGACGTCCCCCTGCGCTTCGACCGGGCCGCCATGCCCGACGTCGACCGCTGGGTCCGGCGGCGCGGCAGCCGGCTGCTGTTCGTCAACGGCACCCAGGACCCGTCGGTGGCCGAGCACTTCCACCCCGGGGGCCCGGACTCACGGGTGCTGTGGGTGCCGGGCGGGAATCACGGGGCCGACCTCGCGGACCTCTCCCCCGCCGACCGGGCGTCGGCCGAGGACACGCTGGTCCGCTGGACGGGTCAGGAGTACTTCACGCACACGTTGGGCACGTAGCCGACGGTGCCGCGGTAGTTGACCTCGCGCCAGTGGTGGTAGCTGTCGATCCCGCAGGTGTTCTTGTACGAGCCGCCGTCGACGCCCTTGATGTCGCAGCCCTCGGTGCCCTGCCACGACGCGAGTTGATTGTCATGCGTACCTGACAGCAGCTCAGGAGGGCGGCCAGGCGTCTCCCCAGTCGGCGTCGCGTGCGGCCTTGTACAGGTCGCCGTGGCGCTTGGTGACGGTGGCGCGGCGCAGGGACGGTTCGCTTTCGCACAGGTCGAGGAGGACCTGGCCCTTGCGGATCTGGGGGCGCCGGACGACCCGGTTGGCAGCCGGTTCGACGGGGAAACGGGCGGCGGCGACGTAGGCGAACTTCTCGTCCTCGTAGGCGAGGGAGCCGCCCTTGACCTGGCGGTGCAGGGAGGAGCGGCTGACCCGGGCGGAGAAGTGGCACCAGTCCGTGCCGGGCGCGATGGGGCAGGCGGCACTGTGCGGGCAGGGGGCGGCGATGCGGAAGCCGGCCGTGATCAGCCGGTCGCGGGCCTCGATGAGGCGGGCGTAGCCGTCGGGGGTGCCGGGCTCGACGATCACGACGGCCTGTGCGGCGGCCGCGGCGGCGTCGACGAGGGCCGTGCGGTCGGCGGCGGTCAGCTCGTTGAGGACGTAGGAGACGGTGACGAGGTCCGTGCTGTCGAGGGTGAGCGCCGCTCCGATCCGGGAGCGCTGCCAGCGTACGTCCCGCAGTTCCGGGTTGGCCGCGGCGATCTCCCGCCCCAGGGCGAGCGCGGGCTCGGCCCAGTCGAGCACGGTGACGGGCCGCTCCCCGCCCCAGACCGCGTTCACGGCCCAGGCGGCGGCGCCCGTGCCCCCACCGAGGTCGGTGTGCCCGCCCGGCACCCACGCGGGCACGGCGTCCGCGAACGCCTCCAGCGCGGCGCGTACGGCCTCGAAGGTCGCGGGCATCCGGTAGGCGGCGTAGGCGGCGACGTCGGCCCGGTCCCGGAGGATGGGTGCGTCGGTCGGGGGGGCCCCCCGGTAGCTGGCGATCAGCCGCTCGACCGCCTGCGAGGCCTGCCGGGGCGGCAGCCCGTCGAGCAGACCGGCAAGAGCGGCACGGAGATTTTCGGCCGGGGGTGCGGGGGCGTTCACCCGGCGATTCTACGAGGCGGCCCGGGGCGGGCGCGGCGCTCACCCAGGGCGGCGGTCCGCGCCCGGGCTTCAGGCCACCGTCGGACGGCGCCGCCACCGTCCGCCTCCGCCCCGGAGCCGGGGCCGAGACCGGTCTGGGACCGGAGCCGGGGCCGGGACCGGGGCCGGGACCGGGTCCGGGGCCGAGACCAGGTCCGGGACCGGGACCGGGGCCGAGACCGGGACCGGGACCAGGTCCGGGGCCGAGACCAGGTCCGGGACCGGGACCGGGACCGGGACCGGGACCGAGACCGGAACCGGAACCGGGTCCGGGTCCGAGACCGGCCCGCCCCGGCTCGGCTCGGCGGCCAAGCCATGTCCGCCGCAACCTGACCGTCGCGGCCGCCGCGACCGCCGTAACCTCCACGACCGTCCGGACCACGGCGCACGACGGGCCGGGAAGAGGCCGGGCTCCCCCGGGCCGCCCGGCCGGTCACCGCGGGACGACGCGACGGCCCCCACGCAGACGCGTCCGCCGCCCAAGCCGTGAGGCGACGACACCACTCCCCGACCGGGCGCCCCGGCTCGCCCCTCACCGGAGGAGGGTCACCGCACCGCCCGCGCCACCCGTGACGCCGCTGCCGCTCTCGGGGCGCTGTCCGGGTGGCGGCGGCGTGGGTGGACCGCGTTCGTGAGGAGGATCAGGAAGGTGTCCGTGGCCGGGTCGAGGACGAGGGACGTGCCGGTGAAGCCCGTGTGGCCCGCCGCGCCACGGCCCGCCAGGTCGCCCATGAACCAGGGCTGGTCGAGGGAGAAGCCGAGGCCCGGCGGGGTGAAGAGGAGCTCGACGAAGTCGGGGCCGAGGATGCGGGCCGGGCCGTGGGAGCCGCCGGCGAGGAGGGTGCGGCAGAACACCGCGAGGTCCCGGCCGGTGGAGAACAGGCCCGCGTGGCCGGCCACGCCCCCGAGGGCCCAGGCGTTCTCGTCGTGGACCTCGCCCCGCAGCATTCCCCGGTCCGCCTTGGCCCACGGCCGCCGCTGGTCCTCCGTCGCCGCGGCGCCCGGGCAGGGCCCGAAGTCCGTCGCCGTCATGCCCAGCGGCCGGGTGATGCCGTCGTGGACGAGGACGTCGAGGGTGCGGCCGGTGACGCGTTCCAGGACGTACTGGAGGAGGAGCATGTTGAGGTCGGAGTAGCGGTACGTGCCCGGTACCCCGACCGGCGACTCCGCCTGGAGCGCGGCGAGCCGCTGCGCGTCGTCGGCGTAGTCGTAAAGGGGCAGTTCGGGCCGCAGCCCCGACGTGTGGGTGAGCAGTTGCCGCACGGTGATGCCGTGCCGGGCGGCCGCCGTGAAGTCGGGCAGGTACGCCCCGACTCTCGCGTCGATGCCGAGCGTGCCGCGCTCGATCTGCTGCACGGCGGCCACGGACGTGAACAGCTTGGTCAGGGACGCCAGGTCGAAGGGCGTACCGACGGTCATCGGGACCCGGTCCTCGGGGGGCAGTTCCACCCCCGCGTCGGCCTCGGGGTCGTAGGCGGCGTAGCGCACGGCCCACCCCGCGGCCTCCTCCACCGCGATCACCGGGCCGCGTCCGACGACCAGGACCGCTCCGGGCGCCCAGGGGCGCTGCCCGGTGGTCAGGACGTGGACCTCCCGGACGAGGTGACGCAGCTCCGCGGGGTCGAGTCCGGCCCGTTCCGGCGTGCCGTCGCGCAGTCTGGGTGCGCTCAGCTGACTGCTCCCTCCACGCTCGGGCGGCTGCTCTCCTTCTTCCAGGGTCGGCACATTCCCATGAAGCAGGCCAGTGCCACCAGTGCGGCGGCCAGTTGGACGACGGCCATCGGGAGGGCGGTGTCCTCCCCGGCGACGCCGACGAGCGGCGAGGCGATCGCGCCGATGAGGAACGAGGTGGTGCCGAGCAGGGCCGACGCCGAACCGGCGGCGTGCTTGGTGCGCATCAGGGCGAGGGCCTGGGTGTTGGGCAGGGTGATGCCCATCGCGGACATCAGCACGAACAGCGCGGCGGCGACGGGCACGAGCCCGACCTCGCCGAAGACGCCCAAGGACATCAGCAGCAGCGCGGTCGCGGCGGTGATGACGATCGCGAGGCCGATGCCCAGCACCCGGTCGAGGCTGACCCGGCCGACCAGGATCTTGCCGTTGATCT
It encodes the following:
- a CDS encoding bifunctional DNA primase/polymerase produces the protein MSAEFGGRTGLQGKLTQWLRAGRRPKEDAGDGGREALLLAAAGAGLPLAPAAHPAAGYRCSCDRVGCPTPARHPVSFAWQTQSTTDGAQIERWARHQPQANFITATGMVHDVLDVPLDAGRDALERLLAAGVEVGPVAESDDGRLLFFTLTRGTPEDEDEWWPCELDCHPETADEHPGLRWHCRGSYVLVPPARLPGEDQGVRWVRGPVHALPDPLSLLEVLTEVCARYIGEDADHSAGAGWPLRH
- a CDS encoding glycerophosphodiester phosphodiesterase, with the protein product MVTWIALTGLASVASVVSLTLTGPGGRAPAPLEWGAGPLTVAALPRITYVAHRGGAREVPENSMAGLTTAYERGTAQVLDFDTRLLRDGTPVVFHDETLNRTTYLGGAVGGLDAREWQGVRLRPKDRLPGSWRSERPPTVAEVLDRFGGRIVLMLEAKDPRSLDRLAALIRARGLTRSVFVNSNDPEVARRVHRLGLLAQLWRSAQQLRTDRPERWRSFVDLLDVDHRARDADLVRAVNSGIARVWAHTVLTDAQRDRVLALGCGGVITDAPGRLARAAQRGARP
- a CDS encoding TetR/AcrR family transcriptional regulator, with translation MAAQKSAQPAPGKPAPDSTRRSEKSRRAIYDAALALVVEVGYPKTTIEGIAARAGVGKQTIYRWWSSKADVLMEAFLDLAEQAVPEAGPEPYVFPDTGDLAADVKGVLRATVDQMRDPKFDVPSRALAAEGVVNEQLGRELVAKLMQPSLDLYIGRLRAAQEAGQVRPEIEPRIALEFFISPLAQRWLQHTGPISYEYTDTLVDYALHGLAPR
- a CDS encoding DUF6243 family protein, which encodes MTRGGAGNMLGVGGSRRNLGRNALRGGGRAGRIGGGIDPQAQKRELLRKLQEKRQQREGKEEGTAGEVS
- a CDS encoding S28 family serine protease, encoding MTAWTRRRLLTSAAATALPAAGLATATARPARAAAATARTGDADVAEALRALPGLRLIEERQDAEPGYRHFVLGLRQPADHTNPAAGTFEQRLTLLHTAADRPTVLFSTGYHAVLIPRRTEPAVLLGANQLQVEHRYFGTSRPAGPGYAHLTIRQAADDHHRVVRLFRRLYPGAWISTGGSKGGMASVYHRRFHPHDVNGTVVYSAPNNADDRDDSAYLRFLETVGTPAAREALQAAQRAILLRRTVMAARYEAWAAAGGDTFRLVGSADRALEIAVLRAPFMFWQRGTPADVAAIPGPGATDGELYTWLDDTAGLALYADTTARNYIPYWYQIGTQLGYGSFPTAHLADLLRHPGATEPRSFVPRDVPLRFDRAAMPDVDRWVRRRGSRLLFVNGTQDPSVAEHFHPGGPDSRVLWVPGGNHGADLADLSPADRASAEDTLVRWTGQEYFTHTLGT
- a CDS encoding small ribosomal subunit Rsm22 family protein; translation: MNAPAPPAENLRAALAGLLDGLPPRQASQAVERLIASYRGAPPTDAPILRDRADVAAYAAYRMPATFEAVRAALEAFADAVPAWVPGGHTDLGGGTGAAAWAVNAVWGGERPVTVLDWAEPALALGREIAAANPELRDVRWQRSRIGAALTLDSTDLVTVSYVLNELTAADRTALVDAAAAAAQAVVIVEPGTPDGYARLIEARDRLITAGFRIAAPCPHSAACPIAPGTDWCHFSARVSRSSLHRQVKGGSLAYEDEKFAYVAAARFPVEPAANRVVRRPQIRKGQVLLDLCESEPSLRRATVTKRHGDLYKAARDADWGDAWPPS
- a CDS encoding serine hydrolase domain-containing protein, which translates into the protein MPTLEEGEQPPERGGSSQLSAPRLRDGTPERAGLDPAELRHLVREVHVLTTGQRPWAPGAVLVVGRGPVIAVEEAAGWAVRYAAYDPEADAGVELPPEDRVPMTVGTPFDLASLTKLFTSVAAVQQIERGTLGIDARVGAYLPDFTAAARHGITVRQLLTHTSGLRPELPLYDYADDAQRLAALQAESPVGVPGTYRYSDLNMLLLQYVLERVTGRTLDVLVHDGITRPLGMTATDFGPCPGAAATEDQRRPWAKADRGMLRGEVHDENAWALGGVAGHAGLFSTGRDLAVFCRTLLAGGSHGPARILGPDFVELLFTPPGLGFSLDQPWFMGDLAGRGAAGHTGFTGTSLVLDPATDTFLILLTNAVHPRRRHPDSAPRAAAASRVARAVR